The DNA window CCCTCTGGTGCTGCGTCGGCTGGCCGCGCCTGATCCCGAGCGGGCCAGTGTGGTGCTCCGGCGGCTGCTGCGCAAGCCGCGTTTCGACTGGACCCGCGACGGCGAGGAACTTCTCCGCGCGTACAAGCCGGAGCACTTCCGACGGGCGCCGCGACCGCGGGTCAGCCCGGTCAGCGAGCGGCTGGCCGCGCACGCCCGCCGTCGCTGAGGCGCCGTCACGTGCCGGGCCAGGTCCACTCGGGCCTGGGCTTGGCCGGGAATGGCGTGAGGCCGAGGTAGCGCCGGTAGGCGGCGTGGATCCAGGCGGTGACCGTGTGCGGCGGAAACGCCAGGTCGGCGAGGGTGACCTCACCCGCACCACCCGCCTTGGCAAATGGCGACGATGCCGCGTGCCTCGTTCGTGTAGTCGATCGAGGTGACGGTGACCGGGGTGAGCAGCAGGGCGGCCGCGGTGGGCAGGAGTGTTTCGTCCTCGAACACGGTGAGGAAAGCGCTGTGTTGTTCGTCGGCGCCGTAGGCGTCAACGACGATCGCCTCGATCGCGTTGTCCAGATCCTGGTTATTCGGCACACCCACAGGACCACGGATCGCTTGAGGACATCACGCTCCATCGCCAGCTCCGCATTCTCCCGCCGCAGCCGGGCCAGCTCCGCCCGCTCATCCTCCGACAACCGCCCGGCAGCGGCTTTACCGCGAGTCTCGCGGTCCTTCTTCACCCAGTTGGCAAGGGTCCCGTCGTTGATCCCCAGGTCACGCGCGACCTGGGGGATCGACTTACCCGTCTCGCGCACGATGCGCACCGCGCCCGCCCGGACCTCCGGATCGAACTGGCGTCTCGTCTCAGCCATGAACCTCTATCCCTCAAGCTTTGGCCTCCACGCCCGAGGGGAATGGCAGTTGCGACGACCACAGGCCGGGTGGCCTGGAGCGTGGAGTCAGCGTCGCCCTGCTGCCTTGCCACCCCTACGCTGGCGGCATGAGGGAACCCAGCGCGGGCCGGACTTACCCCACGCCTGACGACCTTCCGGTGTCGGCTGTGCTGCCTGAATTGCTGCGGAGCGTGCGCGAGGGCCAGGTCGTGTGCCTCAGTGAGCGGGATGAGCTGGTGGCCGCCGTCGTTCCTCTGGAGGTGGCGAGGGCGGGCCTGGCGTCCTTGGGCAGGTCCGACGAGGGTTCGCGGTGACGGTCCTGTCTGGTAGGTGCTGATGGAGCGGCATGCGGCGCCGGCCGAGGCGATCCCTGACGCGATCCGGGCCGACGTGGAGACGTTGTGGCGCTACCACGACATGCACCACGAGTTGCGCCCGTGCGACGTGGGGATCGGGCTGGGCAGCCACGATCTCGGCGTCGCGGTGATCGCGACGCGCCTGTTTCATGCGGGCCTGTTCCCGTGAATCGTGTTCACCGGTGCGAACGCGCCGACGACCGTTGAGCGGTTCCCGCGTGGAGAGGCGGTGCACTACCGCGAGTACGCGGTCGAGCAGGGCGTGCCGGCGGAGTCGATTCTCGTGGAGCCGCGGGCGACGAACACCGCCGAGAACCTGGAGTACTCGCGTCAGCTCCTGGGTGTACGGCGTATCGCGGTGAAGTCGGTGCTGATCATGTCGCGGCCGTACCAGCAGCGACGGGCTTACGCCACCTGCAAGCTGATCTGGCCAGAGGTGGATGTGGTGTGCGCGTCGAATCCTCTGGACCTTGACGACTACGTGCGCAGCATCGGCGACCCACAGCGGGTGGTGAACATGCTGGTCGGTGACACGCAGCGGATCGAGGTGTATGCGGAGCGCGGGTTCGCGGTTCCGCAGGAGATGCCGGACGAGGTACAGGCGGCCTTTGGTCGCCTGGTGGCGGCCGGTTACACGAGCCGGCTGATCTGAGTCTCCGCTACCAGTGAGGTCCTCCCGACCGGACGCCCATCCACCCCGGTCGGAGCTGACCGCGTCGTCTGCTCACGCAACGTCACACCGGCGCCGGCCCTGGGCGGCGGAGTCGCAGCGTGCCGTGCAATCCCGTCTGAACACACGGGATACGCACCTCCACGACTTGCTCAAAACGTGGCTGTATTGCACCGGCAGCCTATTGCATACGTCTGTTCACGGCTGTATACAGGCATGGATGCAAAGTGATGAGAGGTAACGCATGCGACTTCGGGTTCCGGGACCAACTCCAGTCCCACCACGGGTGCTACGGGCACTGGGCCAGCAGGTGATCTATCACCGCAGCTCGGAGTTCAAGGAGCTCCTCCACGACACGGCGGCCATGTTGCAGCCGCTGTTCGGGACCAGGACGGCCAACCCGATCGTGCTCACGTCGTCCGGGACCGGCGCCCTGGAGGCCGTGCTCGCCAACAGTCTGCGACCTGGCGACCGGGTGCTCACCCTCGACAACGGTCACTGGGGGGCACGCTTCGGCCGCCTCGCCGCCTCGCTCGGCGCGTCCGTTGAAGCTATGTCCTCCTCCTGGGGCGGTGGCGCCGATGCCGAGGCACTGCGTCGGCGTCTGTCGGCTCCGGATGGTGGAGAGT is part of the Micromonospora cremea genome and encodes:
- a CDS encoding transposase; translation: MAETRRQFDPEVRAGAVRIVRETGKSIPQVARDLGINDGTLANWVKKDRETRGKAAAGRLSEDERAELARLRRENAELAMERDVLKRSVVLWVCRITRIWTTRSRRSSLTPTAPTNNTALSSPCSRTKHSCPPRPPCCSPRSPSPRSTTRTRHAASSPFAKAGGAGEVTLADLAFPPHTVTAWIHAAYRRYLGLTPFPAKPRPEWTWPGT